The stretch of DNA GTTTATGCAAATTTCCTACAAAAATATggatttatatttgatatttctacCTAAAACTATGCTCTAATTTgactatattttaattatttgtttgttactaaataattgatttcagTACTTTATGatattcaaacaaataaaattacaagagtatgataaaaattatatagagcTATGATGCTATGTCAAAGTTCAAATCACAAGTGTTTCATGGACACCCGATATACAAAAAATCATTAACTATCTGCTTGGAGCAGATAGCACTATCTCTCCGTAATTTAAATGGTACCATGAAATTCAATTTGTCTTGAATCTCAATGGTGCAAAGATATTAAAGGAGCGTTTTCGTAAGGACACTTTCGCTGCCGGAAATTACACGGCTAATTACACTTGGCTCGCCGGCGATCGTGGCAATCGCGAACTCTCGGAGGTCGCCGCCGTTTCGCGGCGTATATCTCACGGCTCATCTgatcattaattttgcgatgAGTCAGGCGGAAAATAATTCACGGACGATTCCCCGAGGATCAAGCGATTTGTAACACCAAATAAATTCGCTCTATCACGACCACCGGTCTTCGGCGCGCTCATTCTCCGTGGCCTTTACGTTCTTTTAATGCCAATTGATGAAATGGCAGGCACAATGAGAAAACACGTGTGTTTAAGAACTCTTACTCTGGAGTGAATAGCGTCGACTTGTCGGCCTTTCGCAAGATTTCACGTATTCACTGACTATTGTGAGGAATAACAATAAATGTCCTGGACATCAAGTCCTCGACAATCTTGTGGCAGCTATGTAATGAAgcattattgtattataaattacaactTGACTACGATTATGTGAACCAAACtacaaatattgataaaaaaatacatattatgcaatcataaatttaagaaaaagagaagaaaaaaaaatattaaagaaaaaagtttcaataGTACTTAATGTTATTGCATATTTGTAGTATTGAAATCTGGGCGGATAATCCTCTAATCAATTTGAATCGGTCACACTTGTCTATCTTAATCCtttcaatagatttttatacaagAGAGACAGCGACTGAATAGCGAGGATAAAGTCGCGTGTTGCAGTCGGGATGTCACTGTCGTTGTCCGAACGAAGCAGTAAGATCTCTCGATCGTattatcatgtttttttttttatattgtgtaatgttgaatattatataattttgtaatagtGTTACATAAGGTAACAACAATTATCTCAAGCTGCGCATATTGAAATGTCATCGAACGCACTTATTGCGTCGTCTTTTCAGGGAAAAGCGTTCTCGCGAGAAACTCGAAAACTCACAGCTGCGATAATGCCATAGGATGCGCGCCGCAGCATCGGTCATCTTAAGGGCAAACACGAGTTATGAGAGATAGGAGAGAGATAGGAGAATTCTATCTTCGCTGTATAGAGCAGAGAAACTTTATGTTTCTTAAGATCCACTGTGTTATTCTTATGAAAAATTCGAGTTCTTGGGGATGAATCGCCAAATCGTGACGGTGATGATCGTTCATGGTCAATTGCAGATCAAGAGCTACCTTGCCTAATCGATTGTAAAACGCAACTTCAGCGCGGCTTCAAAAGCACAATGGTGGAGATGATCTGTCTCGCGCGACCTTTCACGCCGCGCTCATTGCGAAATCAAAATCGATGAAACCATGCGCTTCTTGAGAATTACGAATCGAGTAATTAGAATTCGCAGGCTCGTTATTAAAGTGAAATccgtaaaacattttaattaagacCTTTCATTTATCAACTCATTAGTGAATGCAATGAATTGTATTGAGtaatactataatttttattaattcacttGTAATTCGTTTCTTCAGCTCTctcctttcttaaaaataatgcaatagtCTCAACTGAAAAAATCTGATTGCATAAAATTTCTGGATTAATTAATCGCTTAATAAATGTAGGagaattgtaattaaatattttaaataattttaaaattttgatcacAATATTTTGAACAAATCGTAAGATCCTCTCGATATCTCAATGCTTATCgcgcaatttataatatccatTCACATGCACTCTGCCGCGAATGATCTAAGGGCATTCTCCCACGTGCACAGGTCTCGTGACGGCGCTCTTGTGCAACGTTCAGCGGAGTCTTGAACATGAAATTCCGAAGAGGAGCTTCCTGTCACGCAGAGCAATCGACGGAACTAGAGGAAGGTACGTTCTCGACTCTCATTAAACGGCATCTTCCGCGCGCTTAAGGATGCGAGTCAATTAAACGGCACGTTTTTACAGGAAGCTTTTCGATCCGAGCGAGGACGGTGCGTTCGACAGCTATGGATCCGCGGGTGGCTATTACGATCCGTATAATCATGCGACAGGTAAGTATCGATGAAAGCTATTTATCACTCTCGCGGATGAGTTTTATCCCTGAACTTTACGcatcattaatttttccatttttcaatccttcaatatttctttcaaatatcCTTGAGTCTTGCAACGTTGTAATCTTTTGAAATTGccacttgaaatttttttatattgattcgtgtccatttaatttttactttgtgaACATTTGTCTTTGTCGCTATCGTTAAATAGGCACGAGTTTCATAGTTTCGACTAAAATGGACACTGCATTACTCATTTATGTATTTCGTAATTATTATCCCCTCACGACATGCGTATTTCTAAAGCGtagttatttttcaattaatccCACGCGTAACGATAAAAGGAGAATTAATGTCAGCGCGTCGacaattataattcttaaatgcaaatataatttcttaataatataagcgataactttttatcaaaattgtaattttacacttcaatttattattcattaccACATAAAAACTATCCTCGTTAGCCAGAAGGAAAATGTTTTGTTAAGTATTATCGCCGatacataattaaatgcaCGCGGAGTgcatttaaacaataatttactaaagaaacTAAAGAAACTAATTACAAGTAACGTTGCCCAATGAATCGACTGAATTATCATTCGCGTGAAAGGTGCTacgatatgtatatataaatgtttatataaaaaacaacaaCCCGCGAATAGGTCATATCAAATCTCTACCGGTTACATGAGAATGCAGCAAGTTGCAAGACGCTATCTGTAAGCGTAAATACAAACTCTTAAATATCATAGATCGCGTCCCATTTTCTAGAACCTTGATCAATAATTGACGATCAATAAAACTCGATATATGTGTTTAACGacagattttttacttttttctcttcataattaatgataattacgCATTAAACGCTATCCGCTAAATAAATGGTACTAATTACCAATTTCATTatcgtttaattataaatatgacgATTCTAAATTAAAGACATTTATATGTAAACTCTAAAGATGgcgttataaatttgataattgccgaaaagcaaaaaaatatgacagaAGAATCAAAATTCATCAAAGTTATGCAAGCGATGCGAATCCTTTCGTGATTACAAGTCGcaaaaaaagatgaataatCATTCAGTCAACTTTCTAGATGACTCTTATCGAATTAAAAATAGTCTCTGGACGTAATACTTGATTCGTTGTAAGGCAATGAATTTGCTTGTACCTTTCAGATCTATCTGACATCAGAAAAAATGTGCCGGGCGAGCCAGGTGTCGACTATCCCGCCTACGTAACATTAACTCAAACGGGATTCACGTGCGAAGGACGCTCACGtggtaaatatatatgaataaatcacACAGCCGACTTTTCTCTGATGCCTTCGCGATGAGCATTACGCGTTTTGACATATAAATACCGGCACCGTTCGTTTGGGTCACGTGCGAAAGTGACGAGAACAGCATCTCACTCTGCACGCGCGACCTTATCATCTATTAATTTGTAAGCTTTGTGACATTAAGTCACAACCGCAGAAACGTGGTGCCGGATCATAAATAAGATGTCGTAATGCGGAATTAAGGAATTCATGAAATAGCCGTCAAATCACGGATGTAATTTTCTTcacacaataattatttcgcttaAGACAGATCGTTTTCGACAGATTTCGTTTTCTACAATAAAACTCACTTAGCACTCGCGTTCGCTATTACCAATTTCTCAATGAACCAGGGCAGACGCCTCAAAAAACTTGTCATTATCCCGATTGTCATTGTCGCTAATGACACGCAATGAACATTTGACTCCGTTTAATTTTTCGTGCTATTATGCCATTAGTGCTCAGTGCCGTGTCTATGCTGACCACAAATATTAGATAATGCGCTGGGAGAAAGATAGAGTGCACAAAAAGAACACCGCACACCGACGAGactgcatttattatataaggGCTGCGAAATCTATGCATTATGATGATACATAACAAATTTCTAATTCTCACGAATGTTCATTTCGTTACTCCAATCACAATTACCTAACTAATATTCGTCATTCTCAAATTACTTTGAATGTTGAGAATATGTAACAATTGCTTATTAACTATTATTGAAGAAATCGATTCTAAGTTTCCGTTAAAAATATcagtttcattatttttatttttcagaacaaagctaatattaaatttcttaatgcTAACTTTTACTCGTTCTTTTATTCCGGCGCTTTAAAGAgattatattatgattatacGTTAGGAGATCTGCACGCGCGAGcgtgatcataaaaaaaaacccgtTTTCGATTGCTCAACAGGCTACTACGCCGACGAAGCGGCCGGCTGTCAAATCTTCCATGTGTGCCACGACGTGTTAGTGTCCTCATTCCTGTGCCCGATCGGCTCGATTTTCAGTCAAAAGTTATTGACCTGCGACTGGTGGAACAAGGTCGATTGTTCGTCCACTAAGCGATACCTCGAAGTGAATCGCGGTAGCTATCaggtcgacgacgacgagatgATTCGCAACGCGTACGCGATGATCAGCTTGCAATCCTCCGCGGAAGACGTGACCAGAGACGGCTTGGTGGATCCTGACAGCGGCGCCAGGATCATCGATTATTCCGCACTCGGATTCCGCAGGATTTCCGCGCCGAATTATCCCGACGCGACCGAAAACGACCTACCGAGCGGAGTCGAGGACTATTCTCACATAAATAATCAGCAGACCTTGAATCTGCACAACTATGATCCCTATCTGTGGAAGAAAGCAAAGTATCAAGACCTACCGAGCAGACTCGAGGACTATATTCATCGAAATCAGCAGATCGTGAATCAGCAGAACTACGATCCCTATCAACGGAAGAAAATGAGTCCTGCGTCAAATCAAGACAAATTCCAGTTCGCAAACAAGGAGCGATCGCCTTACCACGCCTCTGCGATTATTCGACATGATAATCCGACCGGCAATAATGAATTCCAGAATACCGATCGCAGACCCGACGGGTTCACCAATTCGTTACACACATCCTACGCGCCTACTGTTCCCACTGTTACCACCACTACCAGGAGATTCTACTCGCCTACGGTCCCGACGACCTATCGACCTTCCACGTTGGCTTACAGCAAGCTGGATCTGATAGTAGATAGCTCTGATCATCTCTATGCGCAGAGCAAGACCCCAGTGACGCCTCCCACGATTTCTCATCACAACGATGAcgtgagaaatattaaattaggaGAGAGCGAGACGAAACACGGCGATTTGAAGAAATCAGAAAGCGTCTCGTCACCGAAAACGgataaaattgatgaaaatgatGACGATGAGCGTTCTAAGAGTGACAAAGTACATCTCAATCGTGGTTTTAGGATCAACGTAACGGATACAATTTACGAAGACGAAGTATTTCGGCAGCAGAATGACAGACcggtaattaaaaatgatagcAAAGAAAGCGCGGAAGATATCGAGGCGAGGGACAGTATCGGAATCACTCAAGCATTGAATAATCCACTCGGCAGGATTGTGATATCTGATAAATATCTGTTGAGAGATTATACTGCGTCAACTGTGAAACAGCAGGATGCTGTGTATAATGATAACCAAACAACCATGGATCATAATTCGTCGTCGAGCAAATCAATcatcaatttcaaaatatttatggacACATCCGCGTCCagtttaaaacttaattttgaaattcccAAACCAGATCTATTTTTAAAGCCTCCAGTGGAAGATTTTCCAGTGATATCTGCAACGAGTACGACTGAAAAAAGTATTGATACAATTCAGAACGAACGTTTTTCAGCTAATGATAACGAGACAATCGCGAACCAGCATCCGTGGTGGAGAAAATCAGTCTTTGACTTTAACGACACGtcgaaaataaaagatgaatTTTCTGAAGTCACGCGATATCCAGCGCAATTTCTGAAACCTCCCCAGGAAGATTCTTTCATCAACATTCCCGAAGAGCCGCGCTACACGACAGTGAAACCTGCGATAAGTACGACTGAAAAGAGCATCGATAACATTCACGATGAAGCAAATCGCTTTTCGTCTAATGATAACCAAACAGAGATGGACACCGTCCAGACCagattttttatgttacaacAGTCATTACAACAGCATACAACGACCGATGCGAATTTTGAGACCACCTGGAACCCGGACACGACCACGGAGTTTCCACAATTTCATAGCACCACCACTGAAGATAATCAAGATGTATCGTTGACAACAGTCAACGATAACGTCGATAGACGCATACCGCACATCGATCTTCGCTTGACCGAAACCGTTCCGCCAATCGACAGCGTCGATTATTTCACTCAACACTTTACGCCTATCGTTGACCACTACGAACTTCCTATTGTTGACTACGTTGACCGCGAAGTAATCTTTGATGACTGGTACAATGATGATCCCTTTGTCAGAGAGCTGGTCCCTCCGACGGAACAGTACGATCACACCGAGCGCGCGGAAGCTCAAAAGACACAGAATTCGTCGGAAGTTCCGAGGAAAGATGACAGCGAGGCGGTAATCCAGAATCAACAAAATTTCACTATCAAGATTCAAGAGGAGCcgaagataaatataaaatttccgtGCTATAATTCAAGAGGAGAGCTTTGTGAGACGAGTTCTGTCGCTCCCGATGTTGCGCTTTCCACGCCGAGTGCAGACGAAAAACTAACTCAGTTGCCTCCGAATTATTTCCAACCAtggaatttttcatttatcacGAGATTGCCTGAAAAATCGGTGACGTCTGTTCCTAACGAATTTTCGATCTTCACCACACAGTCTCCGATCATTACTAACAGTAATGTTGCCGCGGAAGAATCAAACTTGAAGATAATCACGCCGAGGAGCGTCTTAGGCATCAAAGATTCCGAagagaaaacagaaaatacGACGAGTGATTTGCACGATTCAATCAATGTAACACCTTTGCGACAACTTGTGAAACAAATAGAGGAGaaagttaaaaatgttatgaatgatcaacaaaattttaaaatcctCAAATCGGTCGAACAGGAAGACGAAGTTACTACTGTTTCGCAGGTGCCGAAGTTGTCCGATCATGTGtcttcagaaaaaaaaaacaattttcttagCGATGCGACCCGTCGATTCGAAGAACCGGAGTCAAAAATTGCCTCGAGTCTTCTTCCACCGCGGTGGAAATCGTTTCCCGAGCGGCCGCGACCATTTTCggtggaaaataaatataatatagagaAGAGAACTGAAGATGAACCATCATTCCGCACGACGATTCTATTCCCGCGAGGCAGAACGCTGCTcagaaatgcaaattttaaagcaCCTGCCTTTGAAACCTTAGAGACATCCACTAATACCGCTGAATCAAAGACACCACTGAATCAAAATCTTGATGAAGAATTCGATTTAGCAACTCCATCAGATCACTCGCCGTTCAGAAAAGTTTTCAAGACGTCTTTCTTTGGCGACAGTTCTGTCAAATTACCTTTGAAGCCATCATCTGACGCTTCTTCCGCAACGGAACAGAAgacaaataaatcacaattAACAGAAAACAAGACTACTCGACCACTTCAGAAGGAGGAAATCTTGGAACAATTGACGGAGAACTTTGGACAGCCTTTGTACCGCGGAGTGATCCGTAGACCATTTGTCTTCGATCTACCACAAGTGCAGAGAAGTTTGGACTTCGAGACCGGTTTGCCAATAGAAGAAAGCGTGCGAGTAACCGACGAAAGCGGAAAGGGAAATCCGGTATCTTCTACAACGGCGACGACAATGCAGGAAACAACTACGACCACAGAATCTATAAAAACTACCGTCGAGACCGAATTCGTTCGTTCTCTAGGATTTTCCCTTGACATCAACGCAGATCGCGAGGAGTATGTTCGAGCGATTCTTGGAGGATTGATCGACGAGCACACCCGTGAAGACGACGATAATGAATCTAACGTCACGCAAGTAACagataaaatcttaaaaaatgaAACTTCGACACTTGAGCCAAAACACAAGAGTTCGGAAGACGTCtaacgataaaatttcgaaGAATGTTAAAATCAGAAGTATCTTTTAAAGGCccttaaaatatctttgacaATCAGTTTCATCAATatcgattaataatttctaaaatttcaattaaaagaattaattaaaattttttaaattaattgaagttGACGAACTCAGCCATTGATGAGAAGCCATTGACGGGTGATATGACACCTAACTTCTTAATATCGAGAGACCACGGTATGTAAAACTGTTAATTCTATtctaactattttattaaaagataaaaaaatttataaaataaaactatgttAACATATGTTTAAATAgcgtgttaaaaataaatatttttaagatagaTAATGAGTAGTCGACTTGCATTTAGAGTTACGTTAATGTTTCGTTCACATTAGACACTAGATTGCaattaatagtaaatataatatgacaaagaaaatgatttaatGACATAgacgtaattatttttttcccccttaaaatatgtatttcttaatGTAATCGTAGAAAT from Linepithema humile isolate Giens D197 chromosome 2, Lhum_UNIL_v1.0, whole genome shotgun sequence encodes:
- the LOC105671581 gene encoding uncharacterized protein, translating into MPKISLRTLCLVTALLCNVQRSLEHEIPKRSFLSRRAIDGTRGRKLFDPSEDGAFDSYGSAGGYYDPYNHATDLSDIRKNVPGEPGVDYPAYVTLTQTGFTCEGRSRGYYADEAAGCQIFHVCHDVLVSSFLCPIGSIFSQKLLTCDWWNKVDCSSTKRYLEVNRGSYQVDDDEMIRNAYAMISLQSSAEDVTRDGLVDPDSGARIIDYSALGFRRISAPNYPDATENDLPSGVEDYSHINNQQTLNLHNYDPYLWKKAKYQDLPSRLEDYIHRNQQIVNQQNYDPYQRKKMSPASNQDKFQFANKERSPYHASAIIRHDNPTGNNEFQNTDRRPDGFTNSLHTSYAPTVPTVTTTTRRFYSPTVPTTYRPSTLAYSKLDLIVDSSDHLYAQSKTPVTPPTISHHNDDVRNIKLGESETKHGDLKKSESVSSPKTDKIDENDDDERSKSDKVHLNRGFRINVTDTIYEDEVFRQQNDRPVIKNDSKESAEDIEARDSIGITQALNNPLGRIVISDKYLLRDYTASTVKQQDAVYNDNQTTMDHNSSSSKSIINFKIFMDTSASSLKLNFEIPKPDLFLKPPVEDFPVISATSTTEKSIDTIQNERFSANDNETIANQHPWWRKSVFDFNDTSKIKDEFSEVTRYPAQFLKPPQEDSFINIPEEPRYTTVKPAISTTEKSIDNIHDEANRFSSNDNQTEMDTVQTRFFMLQQSLQQHTTTDANFETTWNPDTTTEFPQFHSTTTEDNQDVSLTTVNDNVDRRIPHIDLRLTETVPPIDSVDYFTQHFTPIVDHYELPIVDYVDREVIFDDWYNDDPFVRELVPPTEQYDHTERAEAQKTQNSSEVPRKDDSEAVIQNQQNFTIKIQEEPKINIKFPCYNSRGELCETSSVAPDVALSTPSADEKLTQLPPNYFQPWNFSFITRLPEKSVTSVPNEFSIFTTQSPIITNSNVAAEESNLKIITPRSVLGIKDSEEKTENTTSDLHDSINVTPLRQLVKQIEEKVKNVMNDQQNFKILKSVEQEDEVTTVSQVPKLSDHVSSEKKNNFLSDATRRFEEPESKIASSLLPPRWKSFPERPRPFSVENKYNIEKRTEDEPSFRTTILFPRGRTLLRNANFKAPAFETLETSTNTAESKTPLNQNLDEEFDLATPSDHSPFRKVFKTSFFGDSSVKLPLKPSSDASSATEQKTNKSQLTENKTTRPLQKEEILEQLTENFGQPLYRGVIRRPFVFDLPQVQRSLDFETGLPIEESVRVTDESGKGNPVSSTTATTMQETTTTTESIKTTVETEFVRSLGFSLDINADREEYVRAILGGLIDEHTREDDDNESNVTQVTDKILKNETSTLEPKHKSSEDV